One segment of Chelmon rostratus isolate fCheRos1 chromosome 17, fCheRos1.pri, whole genome shotgun sequence DNA contains the following:
- the LOC121620341 gene encoding potassium channel subfamily T member 2 isoform X2 — MVELEKEVLPLPPRYRFRDLLLGDWQTDDRVQVEFYVNENTFKERLKLFFIKNQRSSLRVRMFNFSLKVLSCLLYIVRVLLDNPQEGRQDWKLIIWVERPLPLWALQVLVAFISFSETMLLVYLSYKGNVWEQVLRVPFILEMISAVPFMITVILPSFRNLFIPVFLNCWLAKHALENMINDLHRAIQRTHSAMFNQVVILISTLVCLMFTCICGIQHLERAGNNLTLFDSLYFCVVTFSTVGFGDVTPQIWPSQLLVVIMIFVALIVLPIQFEQLAFLWMERQKSGGNYSRYRAQTEKHVVLCVSCLKIDLLMDFLNEFFAHPRLQDYYVVILCPAEMDVQVRRVLHVPLWAQRVIYLQGSALKDQDLMRAKMDDAEACFILSNRFEVDRIAADHQTILRAWAVKDFAPNCPLYVQILKPENKFHVKFADHVVCEEEFKYAMLALNCVCPGTSTLITLLIHSSRGQEGGACSADQWHRTYRRCSANEVHHIRLEESKFFGEYQGKSFTFASFHAHKKYGVCLIGVRRLDTTNILLNPGPCHIMGASDTCFYINISKEENSAFVRGQREPSWGGTGGNARGVPQTIYHGLTRLPVHSIIASMGTVAIDLQDSSDRSRSNSRTEMGGANTLALPAIGDSAEERRHSIAPVLELVDGVNNPTFDLLGDQSEDEGGEEEVTVGLWYRWVKGYPLNSPYIGSSPTLCHLLQEKMPFCCLRMDKACHHTLFEDARSYGFKNKLIIVSAESAGNGLYNFIVPLRAYYRPRKELNPIVLLLESILDSLLRCGVTFANTMVVVDKESSMIAEEDYMADAKTIVNVQTLFRLFPALSIITELTHPANMRFMQFKVKDHYSLALSKLEKKEREKGSNLVFMFRLPFAAGKVFSVSMLDTLLYQSFVKDYMISITRLLLGLDSMPGSGFLCAMKITEDDLWIRTYGRLYQKLCSSNGDIPIGIYRTEAHKLPVSESQVSITVEDYEDTREPREPLLSRTSAHRNSTSSEPVSTSSHSSDHPLLRRKSMQWARRLSRKGGRGSSAAKGGPGSAAERISQQRLTLFRRSERQELNALVRTRMKHLGLSPTGFNGMTDQGNRLSYILINPSPDTRLELHDVVYLIRPDPLSLVPNQGGNRKCSAGLSESHRFDMQDSTHL; from the exons GTCTGCGAGTGCGAATGTTTAACTTTTCTCTGAAAGTGCTGAGCTGCCTCCTCTACATTGTCAGAGTCCTACTGGACAACCCGCAAGAGGGAAGACAGGACTG GAAACTGATCATCTGGGTGGAGAGACCCCTACCGCTGTGGGCGCTGCAG gTGCTTGTGGCTTTCATCAGCTTTTCAGAAACTATGTTGCTAGTCTATCTCAGCTACAAG GGTAACGTTTGGGAGCAAGTATTACGAGTCCCCTTCATTCTGGAGATGATCAGCGCTGTTCCCTTCATGATCACT GTGATTTTGCCCTCCTTCAGAAACCTCTTCATTCCTGTATTTCTCAATTGCTGGCTGGCCAAACACGCTTTGGAGAACATGATA AATGATCTCCACAGGGCGATCCAGCGGACGCATTCAGCCATGTTTAACCAGGTGGTGATTCTCATCAGCACGCTGGTCTGTCTCATGTTTACATG TATCTGCGGTATCCAGCACCTGGAACGAGCGGGCAACAACCTGACCCTGTTCGACTCGCTGTACTTCTGCGTGGTCACCTTCTCCACGGTGGGCTTCGGAGATGTCACCCCCCAAATCTGGCCCTCGCAGCTCCTGGTGGTCATCATGATCTTTGTGGCGCTCATTGTGCTTCCCATCCAG TTCGAGCAGCTGGCCTTTCTGTGGATGGAGCGGCAGAAGTCGGGGGGGAACTACAGTCGCTACAGGGCGCAGACGGAGAAACACGTGgtgctgtgtgtcagctgcCTCAAGATTGACCTCCTCATGGACTTCCTCAATGAGTTCTTTGCTCACCCCCGACTACAG GACTACTACGTGGTGATCCTTTGCCCAGCAGAGATGGATGTCCAGGTTAGGAGGGTCCTCCATGTCCCTCTGTGGGCCCAGCGAGTCATCTACCTGCAGGGTTCTGCCCTCAAAGACCAAGACCTGATGAGAGCCAA GATGGACGATGCTGAGGCCTGCTTCATCCTCAGTAACCGGTTTGAAGTGGACCGCATTGCTGCC GATCATCAGACCATCCTCCGAGCCTGGGCAGTGAAAGACTTCGCTCCAAATTGCCCCCTCTACGTCCAGATTCTCAAGCCAGAGAACAAGTTCCACGTCAAATTTGCAG ATCATGTGGTGTGTGAGGAAGAGTTTAAATACGCTATGCTGGCTTTGAACTGCGTGTGCCCGGGTACCTCGACGCTCATCACTCTTTTGATCCACTCCTCCAGAGGACA gGAGGGCGGTGCATGTTCGGCGGACCAATGGCACCGAACCTACCGGCGCTGCTCTGCCAATGAGGTGCATCACATCCGCCTGGAGGAAAGTAAATTCTTCGGGGAATACCAGGGCAAGAGTTTCACCTTTGCCTCCTTCCATGCTCACAAAAA GTATGGAGTATGTCTGATTGGAGTGCGCAGATTGGACACCACCAACATCCTGCTGAACCCTGGTCCCTGCCACATCATGGGGGCCTCTGACACATGCTTTTACATCAACATCTCCAAAGAGGAGAACTCAGCATTTGTCAGGGGCCAGAGGGAGCCATCATGGGGCGGCACGGGAGGAAATGCCAGGGGAGTGCCCCAAACCATCTACCATGGACTCACCCGCCTGCCAGTCCACAGCATCATCGCCAGCATGG GCACGGTGGCCATCGACCTGCAGGACTCCAGCGACA gaagcaggagcAACTCCAGGACGGAGATGGGTGGCGCTAACACTCTGGCCCTGCCCGCCATTGGAGACTCAGCCGAGGAGAGGCGGCACAGCATCGCTCCCGTCCTGGAGCTGGTGGATGGTGTCAACAACCCCACCTTTGACCTGCTGGGGGACCAGTCAGAGGAcgaaggaggggaggagg AGGTAACTGTGGGCTTGTGGTACAGGTGGGTGAAGGGATACCCGCTGAACTCTCCATACATCGGCAGCTCGCCTACGCTGTGCCACCTCCTTCAAGAGAAGATGCCTTTCTGCTGCCTGCGCATGGACAAG GCTTGCCACCACACCCTTTTCGAGGATGCCCGCTCGTATGGCTTCAAAAACAAATTGATCATCGTGTCGGCGGAGAGTGCAGGCAACGGTCTGTACAACTTCATTGTGCCCCTACGGGCCTACTACCGACCCAGGAAGGAGCTCAACCCCAtcgtgctgctgctggagagcat TTTGGACAGTTTGCTGCGATGTGGAGTGACTTTCGCCAACACCATGGTGGTGGTCGACAAGGAGAGCTCCATGATTGCGGAGGAGGACTACATGGCTGATGCAAAGACTATCGTCAACGTCCAGACCCTCTTCAG ACTGTTCCCAGCTCTTAGTATCATCACGGAGCTCACCCACCCAGCCAACATGCGCTTTATGCAGTTCAAAGTCAAAGACCACTACTCTCTGGCCCTGTCCAAGCTGGAAAAG AAGGAAAGGGAGAAGGGGTCCAATCTGGTGTTTATGTTTCGCCTGCCCTTCGCTGCAGGGAAGGTGTTCAGTGTCAGCATGCTGGACACTCTCCTCTACCAG TCATTTGTGAAGGACTACATGATCTCCATCACCAGACTGCTGCTGGGTTTAGACTCCATGCCTGGCTCAggtttcctctgtgct ATGAAAATCACAGAGGATGACCTGTGGATCCGCACCTACGGCAGACTCTATCAGAAGCTGTGCTCCTCCAATGGAGACATTCCCATCGGCATCTACCGGACAGAGGCTCATAAGCTTCCAGTCTCTGAG TCCCAGGTGTCCATCACGGTGGAAGACTACGAGGACACCAGAGAGCCCAGGGAGCCCCTGTTGTCCCGGACCAGTGCTCATCGTAACTCCACCTCCTCGGAGCCCGTCTCCACCTCTTCCCACTCCTCAGACCACCCCCTGCTCAGGAGGAAGAGCATGCAGTGGGCCCGGCGGCTGAGCAGGAAGGGGGGTCGGGGCTCCAGCGCGGCCAAGGGGGGTCCGGGCAGCGCGGCGGAGAGGATCAGCCAGCAGAGACTGACGCTGTTCCGGCGCTCGGAGAGGCAAGAACTCAACGCCCTGGTGCGAACGAGGATGAAACACTTGGGCCTTTCTCCAACTGGATTCA ATGGGATGACAGACCAAGGGAACAGATTGTCTTATATCCTCATCAACCCTTCTCCAGACACCAGACTGGAGCTGCACGACGTTGT GTACCTTATCAGACCAGACCCCCTCTCTCTGGTACCCAATCAGGGCGGCAACAGGAAGTGCAGCGCCGGGCTCTCAGAGAGCCACAGGTTCGATATGCAGGACAGCACCCATCTgtga
- the LOC121620341 gene encoding potassium channel subfamily T member 2 isoform X1: MVELEKEVLPLPPRYRFRDLLLGDWQTDDRVQVEFYVNENTFKERLKLFFIKNQRSSLRVRMFNFSLKVLSCLLYIVRVLLDNPQEGRQDWKLIIWVERPLPLWALQVLVAFISFSETMLLVYLSYKGNVWEQVLRVPFILEMISAVPFMITVILPSFRNLFIPVFLNCWLAKHALENMINDLHRAIQRTHSAMFNQVVILISTLVCLMFTCICGIQHLERAGNNLTLFDSLYFCVVTFSTVGFGDVTPQIWPSQLLVVIMIFVALIVLPIQFEQLAFLWMERQKSGGNYSRYRAQTEKHVVLCVSCLKIDLLMDFLNEFFAHPRLQDYYVVILCPAEMDVQVRRVLHVPLWAQRVIYLQGSALKDQDLMRAKMDDAEACFILSNRFEVDRIAADHQTILRAWAVKDFAPNCPLYVQILKPENKFHVKFADHVVCEEEFKYAMLALNCVCPGTSTLITLLIHSSRGQEGGACSADQWHRTYRRCSANEVHHIRLEESKFFGEYQGKSFTFASFHAHKKYGVCLIGVRRLDTTNILLNPGPCHIMGASDTCFYINISKEENSAFVRGQREPSWGGTGGNARGVPQTIYHGLTRLPVHSIIASMGTVAIDLQDSSDRSRSNSRTEMGGANTLALPAIGDSAEERRHSIAPVLELVDGVNNPTFDLLGDQSEDEGGEEEVTVGLWYRWVKGYPLNSPYIGSSPTLCHLLQEKMPFCCLRMDKACHHTLFEDARSYGFKNKLIIVSAESAGNGLYNFIVPLRAYYRPRKELNPIVLLLESIPEADFLEAICWFPMVFYTVGSIDNLDSLLRCGVTFANTMVVVDKESSMIAEEDYMADAKTIVNVQTLFRLFPALSIITELTHPANMRFMQFKVKDHYSLALSKLEKKEREKGSNLVFMFRLPFAAGKVFSVSMLDTLLYQSFVKDYMISITRLLLGLDSMPGSGFLCAMKITEDDLWIRTYGRLYQKLCSSNGDIPIGIYRTEAHKLPVSESQVSITVEDYEDTREPREPLLSRTSAHRNSTSSEPVSTSSHSSDHPLLRRKSMQWARRLSRKGGRGSSAAKGGPGSAAERISQQRLTLFRRSERQELNALVRTRMKHLGLSPTGFNGMTDQGNRLSYILINPSPDTRLELHDVVYLIRPDPLSLVPNQGGNRKCSAGLSESHRFDMQDSTHL; encoded by the exons GTCTGCGAGTGCGAATGTTTAACTTTTCTCTGAAAGTGCTGAGCTGCCTCCTCTACATTGTCAGAGTCCTACTGGACAACCCGCAAGAGGGAAGACAGGACTG GAAACTGATCATCTGGGTGGAGAGACCCCTACCGCTGTGGGCGCTGCAG gTGCTTGTGGCTTTCATCAGCTTTTCAGAAACTATGTTGCTAGTCTATCTCAGCTACAAG GGTAACGTTTGGGAGCAAGTATTACGAGTCCCCTTCATTCTGGAGATGATCAGCGCTGTTCCCTTCATGATCACT GTGATTTTGCCCTCCTTCAGAAACCTCTTCATTCCTGTATTTCTCAATTGCTGGCTGGCCAAACACGCTTTGGAGAACATGATA AATGATCTCCACAGGGCGATCCAGCGGACGCATTCAGCCATGTTTAACCAGGTGGTGATTCTCATCAGCACGCTGGTCTGTCTCATGTTTACATG TATCTGCGGTATCCAGCACCTGGAACGAGCGGGCAACAACCTGACCCTGTTCGACTCGCTGTACTTCTGCGTGGTCACCTTCTCCACGGTGGGCTTCGGAGATGTCACCCCCCAAATCTGGCCCTCGCAGCTCCTGGTGGTCATCATGATCTTTGTGGCGCTCATTGTGCTTCCCATCCAG TTCGAGCAGCTGGCCTTTCTGTGGATGGAGCGGCAGAAGTCGGGGGGGAACTACAGTCGCTACAGGGCGCAGACGGAGAAACACGTGgtgctgtgtgtcagctgcCTCAAGATTGACCTCCTCATGGACTTCCTCAATGAGTTCTTTGCTCACCCCCGACTACAG GACTACTACGTGGTGATCCTTTGCCCAGCAGAGATGGATGTCCAGGTTAGGAGGGTCCTCCATGTCCCTCTGTGGGCCCAGCGAGTCATCTACCTGCAGGGTTCTGCCCTCAAAGACCAAGACCTGATGAGAGCCAA GATGGACGATGCTGAGGCCTGCTTCATCCTCAGTAACCGGTTTGAAGTGGACCGCATTGCTGCC GATCATCAGACCATCCTCCGAGCCTGGGCAGTGAAAGACTTCGCTCCAAATTGCCCCCTCTACGTCCAGATTCTCAAGCCAGAGAACAAGTTCCACGTCAAATTTGCAG ATCATGTGGTGTGTGAGGAAGAGTTTAAATACGCTATGCTGGCTTTGAACTGCGTGTGCCCGGGTACCTCGACGCTCATCACTCTTTTGATCCACTCCTCCAGAGGACA gGAGGGCGGTGCATGTTCGGCGGACCAATGGCACCGAACCTACCGGCGCTGCTCTGCCAATGAGGTGCATCACATCCGCCTGGAGGAAAGTAAATTCTTCGGGGAATACCAGGGCAAGAGTTTCACCTTTGCCTCCTTCCATGCTCACAAAAA GTATGGAGTATGTCTGATTGGAGTGCGCAGATTGGACACCACCAACATCCTGCTGAACCCTGGTCCCTGCCACATCATGGGGGCCTCTGACACATGCTTTTACATCAACATCTCCAAAGAGGAGAACTCAGCATTTGTCAGGGGCCAGAGGGAGCCATCATGGGGCGGCACGGGAGGAAATGCCAGGGGAGTGCCCCAAACCATCTACCATGGACTCACCCGCCTGCCAGTCCACAGCATCATCGCCAGCATGG GCACGGTGGCCATCGACCTGCAGGACTCCAGCGACA gaagcaggagcAACTCCAGGACGGAGATGGGTGGCGCTAACACTCTGGCCCTGCCCGCCATTGGAGACTCAGCCGAGGAGAGGCGGCACAGCATCGCTCCCGTCCTGGAGCTGGTGGATGGTGTCAACAACCCCACCTTTGACCTGCTGGGGGACCAGTCAGAGGAcgaaggaggggaggagg AGGTAACTGTGGGCTTGTGGTACAGGTGGGTGAAGGGATACCCGCTGAACTCTCCATACATCGGCAGCTCGCCTACGCTGTGCCACCTCCTTCAAGAGAAGATGCCTTTCTGCTGCCTGCGCATGGACAAG GCTTGCCACCACACCCTTTTCGAGGATGCCCGCTCGTATGGCTTCAAAAACAAATTGATCATCGTGTCGGCGGAGAGTGCAGGCAACGGTCTGTACAACTTCATTGTGCCCCTACGGGCCTACTACCGACCCAGGAAGGAGCTCAACCCCAtcgtgctgctgctggagagcat ACCTGAAGCAGACTTCCTGGAGGCAATCTGTTGGTTCCCCATGGTGTTCTATACTGTGGGCTCCATTGACAA TTTGGACAGTTTGCTGCGATGTGGAGTGACTTTCGCCAACACCATGGTGGTGGTCGACAAGGAGAGCTCCATGATTGCGGAGGAGGACTACATGGCTGATGCAAAGACTATCGTCAACGTCCAGACCCTCTTCAG ACTGTTCCCAGCTCTTAGTATCATCACGGAGCTCACCCACCCAGCCAACATGCGCTTTATGCAGTTCAAAGTCAAAGACCACTACTCTCTGGCCCTGTCCAAGCTGGAAAAG AAGGAAAGGGAGAAGGGGTCCAATCTGGTGTTTATGTTTCGCCTGCCCTTCGCTGCAGGGAAGGTGTTCAGTGTCAGCATGCTGGACACTCTCCTCTACCAG TCATTTGTGAAGGACTACATGATCTCCATCACCAGACTGCTGCTGGGTTTAGACTCCATGCCTGGCTCAggtttcctctgtgct ATGAAAATCACAGAGGATGACCTGTGGATCCGCACCTACGGCAGACTCTATCAGAAGCTGTGCTCCTCCAATGGAGACATTCCCATCGGCATCTACCGGACAGAGGCTCATAAGCTTCCAGTCTCTGAG TCCCAGGTGTCCATCACGGTGGAAGACTACGAGGACACCAGAGAGCCCAGGGAGCCCCTGTTGTCCCGGACCAGTGCTCATCGTAACTCCACCTCCTCGGAGCCCGTCTCCACCTCTTCCCACTCCTCAGACCACCCCCTGCTCAGGAGGAAGAGCATGCAGTGGGCCCGGCGGCTGAGCAGGAAGGGGGGTCGGGGCTCCAGCGCGGCCAAGGGGGGTCCGGGCAGCGCGGCGGAGAGGATCAGCCAGCAGAGACTGACGCTGTTCCGGCGCTCGGAGAGGCAAGAACTCAACGCCCTGGTGCGAACGAGGATGAAACACTTGGGCCTTTCTCCAACTGGATTCA ATGGGATGACAGACCAAGGGAACAGATTGTCTTATATCCTCATCAACCCTTCTCCAGACACCAGACTGGAGCTGCACGACGTTGT GTACCTTATCAGACCAGACCCCCTCTCTCTGGTACCCAATCAGGGCGGCAACAGGAAGTGCAGCGCCGGGCTCTCAGAGAGCCACAGGTTCGATATGCAGGACAGCACCCATCTgtga
- the LOC121620345 gene encoding C-factor-like — protein sequence MGVAKLNAKHPTEALICEPRKRTVQTEVDEMAAQPVSVLITGANRGLGLEMVKQMMEADCPVKKLFACCRDPDGPRAEALRTLAKKHPNVIHIMRLDATDLSNIKQCAQQVGSVVGTDGLNLLINNAGFQDKSILQETTPEDMQNSFNTNVMGPTFIVKEFLPHLRAAAKASKMPGMSSRKAAVVCISSSLASLESVKGSYALFPAISYRISKAGLNMMAACAAEELRRDEILFSLLHPGWVRTEMGGEEGEIDAAESVQRMLRVVASLTEKQSGTFLDNKGGNIPW from the exons ATGGGTGTGGCCAAGCTGAACGCCAAACACCCAACAGAGGCTTTAATATGTGAGCCCAGAAAGAGAACTGTGCAAACTGAGGTAGACGAAATGGCAGCGCAGCCGGTCAGCGTGCTTATCACTGGAGCCAACAGAGGCTTGGGCCTGGAAATGGTGAAGCAAATGATGGAGGCCGACTGTCCAGTGAAAAAGCTGTTTGCCTGTTGCAGGGACCCAGATGGACCCAGGGCTGAG GCCTTGCGAACACTGGCGAAGAAGCATCCTAACGTCATCCACATCATGCGTCTGG atgCCACTGACCTTAGTAACATAAAGCAGTGCGCCCAGCAGGTGGGCTCTGTGGTCGGGACGGACGGCCTCAACCTGCTGATTAACAACGCGGGGTTCCAGGACAAGAGCATCCTACAGGAGACCACTCCCGAGGACATGCAGAATTCTTTCAACACCAACGTCATGGGCCCTACGTTCATCGTTAAA GAGTTCCTGCCTCACCTTCGTGCAGCAGCGAAGGCCAGCAAGATGCCGGGGATGTCCAGCAGGAAAGCGGCGGTCGTCTGCATCTCCTCATCACTGGCTTCATTGGAGTCTGTCAAAGGCTCATACGCCCTCTTCCCCGCCATCTCCTACCGCATCAGCAAG GCCGGTCTGAACATGATGGCGGCgtgtgctgcagaggagctgaggagggatgagatcctgttttctttgctgcaCCCTGGCTGGGTGCGCACCGAAAtgggtggagaggag GGGGAGATCGACGCTGCGGAGAGCGTGCAGAGGATGCTTCGCGTGGTGGCCTCGCTGACCGAGAAGCAGAGTGGAACCTTCCTGGACAATAAAGGCGGGAACATCCCCTGGTAG
- the trim35-12 gene encoding E3 ubiquitin-protein ligase TRIM39 isoform X1 encodes MALRPRASSQPGKLSFFQSPKVASALRPRAASSRSGSMLEEELSCPVCCEIFKDPVVLKCSHSFCRACLQQFWNKKKARRECPVCRRKCSLTEPTVSLALKNVADTFLREQEGRTGPAGEWAGGAEEQAGRVEVKCTAHGEVLKLFCLDDFEALCCVCHTSKKHQGHRVCPLEEGAQDLKAELKAELIPLKKNLRCLYEAKQECDDTTVHIKNQTQATEKQIKEEFEELREFLQKEEAARLAALQQEDEEKKDLVRKKTESITSGILTFSHAIIAIENEIASSDALFLKIQLTSCSVYVDSCVWLSSHRAQIPQKDPGKLSGALINVAKHVSSLKYHVWEKMVDLVQYTPITLDPNTAYSWLSLSSDLTSVTNRGSLQQLPANPERFGHFVFVLGSEGFTSGRHAWEVEVGDKADWMLGVVKGSVDRKGRISGCPEGGFWMISHYEGEYSAMTRPSTPLHLEGELTRVRVQLDYDSGEVTFSNPVSMTPIYTFTDFFTEKMYPFFCPGANINGNNPNPLKICPVKVAVWNSATW; translated from the exons ATGGCGCTGCGCCCACGTGCTTCCTCCCAGCCTGGAAAACTTTCCTTCTTCCAGAGTCCCAAGGTAGCCTCAGCCCTTCGACCGCGGGCCGCCTCCTCGCGGTCAGGCTCCATGCTGGAAGAGGAGCTGTCCTGTCCAGTCTGCTGCGAGATCTTCAAGGACCCCGTGGTGCTCAAGTGCAGCCACAGCTTCTGCCGAGCCTGCCTGCAGCAGTTCTGGAACAAGAAGAAGGCCAGGCGCGAGTGTCCCGTCTGCAGGAGGAAGTGCTCCCTGACGGAGCCCACGGTCAGCCTGGCGCTGAAGAACGTGGCCGACACCTTCCTGAGGGAGCAGGAGGGCAGGACGGGCCCAGCTGGAGAGTGGGCTGGCGGGGCGGAGGAGCAGGcagggagggtggaggtgaAGTGCACCGCGCATGGGGAAGTTCTCAAGCTCTTCTGTCTGGATGACTTTGAagccctctgctgtgtgtgtcacaccTCCAAGAAGCATCAGGGACACCGAGTGTGTCCCCTGGAAGAGGGAGCCCAGGACCTCAAG GCAGAGCTGAAGGCAGAGCTGATTCCCCTGAAGAAGAACCTGCGCTGCCTGTATGAAGCCAAGCAGGAGTGTGATGACACAACTGTGCACATCAAG AACCAGACTCAGGCCACAGAAAAGCAGATCAAAGAGGAGTTTGAGGAGCTGCGGGAGTTTCTGCAGAAAGAAGAGGCGGCTCGACTGGCCgccctgcagcaggaggacgaggagaagAAAGACCTGGTGAGGAAGAAGACGGAGAGCATCACCAGCGGCATCCTCACCTTCTCTCACGCTATCATCGCCATAGAGAATGAGATAGCTTCCAGCGACGCTCTCTTCCTTAAG ATTCAGCTCACCAGCTGTTCAGTATACGTTGATTCCTGTGTGTGGTTGTCGTCTCACAGAGCACAGATCCCACAGAAGGATCCAGGAAAATTGTCAGGTGCTCTTATAAATGTGGCCAAGCATGTCAGTTCCCTCAAATACCACGTGTGGGAGAAGATGGTGGACCTGGTTCAGTACA CGCCCATCACCCTGGACCCCAACACTGCCTACTCGTGGTTGTCCCTCTCCTCAGACCTGACCAGCGTCACCAACAGGGGATCCCTCCAGCAGCTCCCGGCCAATCCCGAACGTTTCGGCCACTTTGTGTTCGTGCTGGGCTCTGAGGGCTTCACTTCGGGCCGCCACGcctgggaggtggaggtgggcgACAAGGCGGACTGGATGCTCGGCGTGGTCAAGGGGTCCGTCGACAGGAAAGGCCGCATCTCGGGCTGTCCCGAGGGCGGCTTTTGGATGATCTCGCACTACGAAGGCGAGTACTCGGCCATGACGAGGCCCAGCACCCCGCTGCACCTGGAGGGGGAGCTGACCCGAGTCAGGGTGCAGCTGGACTACGACTCTGGAGAGGTGACCTTCTCCAATCCTGTCAGCATGACGCCCATCTACACCTTCACCGACTTCTTCACTGAGAAGATGTACCCCTTCTTCTGCCCTGGAGCCAACATCAACGGCAATAACCCCAACCCGCTTAAGATCTGCCCCGTCAAGGTGGCTGTGTGGAACAGTGCCACGTGGTGA
- the trim35-12 gene encoding E3 ubiquitin-protein ligase TRIM35 isoform X2, whose protein sequence is MALRPRASSQPGKLSFFQSPKVASALRPRAASSRSGSMLEEELSCPVCCEIFKDPVVLKCSHSFCRACLQQFWNKKKARRECPVCRRKCSLTEPTVSLALKNVADTFLREQEGRTGPAGEWAGGAEEQAGRVEVKCTAHGEVLKLFCLDDFEALCCVCHTSKKHQGHRVCPLEEGAQDLKAELKAELIPLKKNLRCLYEAKQECDDTTVHIKNQTQATEKQIKEEFEELREFLQKEEAARLAALQQEDEEKKDLVRKKTESITSGILTFSHAIIAIENEIASSDALFLKNYANTKKRAQIPQKDPGKLSGALINVAKHVSSLKYHVWEKMVDLVQYTPITLDPNTAYSWLSLSSDLTSVTNRGSLQQLPANPERFGHFVFVLGSEGFTSGRHAWEVEVGDKADWMLGVVKGSVDRKGRISGCPEGGFWMISHYEGEYSAMTRPSTPLHLEGELTRVRVQLDYDSGEVTFSNPVSMTPIYTFTDFFTEKMYPFFCPGANINGNNPNPLKICPVKVAVWNSATW, encoded by the exons ATGGCGCTGCGCCCACGTGCTTCCTCCCAGCCTGGAAAACTTTCCTTCTTCCAGAGTCCCAAGGTAGCCTCAGCCCTTCGACCGCGGGCCGCCTCCTCGCGGTCAGGCTCCATGCTGGAAGAGGAGCTGTCCTGTCCAGTCTGCTGCGAGATCTTCAAGGACCCCGTGGTGCTCAAGTGCAGCCACAGCTTCTGCCGAGCCTGCCTGCAGCAGTTCTGGAACAAGAAGAAGGCCAGGCGCGAGTGTCCCGTCTGCAGGAGGAAGTGCTCCCTGACGGAGCCCACGGTCAGCCTGGCGCTGAAGAACGTGGCCGACACCTTCCTGAGGGAGCAGGAGGGCAGGACGGGCCCAGCTGGAGAGTGGGCTGGCGGGGCGGAGGAGCAGGcagggagggtggaggtgaAGTGCACCGCGCATGGGGAAGTTCTCAAGCTCTTCTGTCTGGATGACTTTGAagccctctgctgtgtgtgtcacaccTCCAAGAAGCATCAGGGACACCGAGTGTGTCCCCTGGAAGAGGGAGCCCAGGACCTCAAG GCAGAGCTGAAGGCAGAGCTGATTCCCCTGAAGAAGAACCTGCGCTGCCTGTATGAAGCCAAGCAGGAGTGTGATGACACAACTGTGCACATCAAG AACCAGACTCAGGCCACAGAAAAGCAGATCAAAGAGGAGTTTGAGGAGCTGCGGGAGTTTCTGCAGAAAGAAGAGGCGGCTCGACTGGCCgccctgcagcaggaggacgaggagaagAAAGACCTGGTGAGGAAGAAGACGGAGAGCATCACCAGCGGCATCCTCACCTTCTCTCACGCTATCATCGCCATAGAGAATGAGATAGCTTCCAGCGACGCTCTCTTCCTTAAG AACTATGCCAACACAAAGAAAAG AGCACAGATCCCACAGAAGGATCCAGGAAAATTGTCAGGTGCTCTTATAAATGTGGCCAAGCATGTCAGTTCCCTCAAATACCACGTGTGGGAGAAGATGGTGGACCTGGTTCAGTACA CGCCCATCACCCTGGACCCCAACACTGCCTACTCGTGGTTGTCCCTCTCCTCAGACCTGACCAGCGTCACCAACAGGGGATCCCTCCAGCAGCTCCCGGCCAATCCCGAACGTTTCGGCCACTTTGTGTTCGTGCTGGGCTCTGAGGGCTTCACTTCGGGCCGCCACGcctgggaggtggaggtgggcgACAAGGCGGACTGGATGCTCGGCGTGGTCAAGGGGTCCGTCGACAGGAAAGGCCGCATCTCGGGCTGTCCCGAGGGCGGCTTTTGGATGATCTCGCACTACGAAGGCGAGTACTCGGCCATGACGAGGCCCAGCACCCCGCTGCACCTGGAGGGGGAGCTGACCCGAGTCAGGGTGCAGCTGGACTACGACTCTGGAGAGGTGACCTTCTCCAATCCTGTCAGCATGACGCCCATCTACACCTTCACCGACTTCTTCACTGAGAAGATGTACCCCTTCTTCTGCCCTGGAGCCAACATCAACGGCAATAACCCCAACCCGCTTAAGATCTGCCCCGTCAAGGTGGCTGTGTGGAACAGTGCCACGTGGTGA